One genomic region from Vibrio cyclitrophicus encodes:
- a CDS encoding glycerophosphodiester phosphodiesterase family protein, whose translation MLTAHRGAASLAPENTLASIEQAAKVGANWVEIDTQLSADGIPMVFHDKTVNRCTNGTGNIADLDLTMLKTLDAGSWFGNEFVGTSIPTLNEALDKCLELDLTLNLEIKIYNDKAIKPLVKEVIALIKQKHFPIEKLLISSFKKEALSICQELMPEVRRGFICEVWNDFSLESLQPLDLYSIHIDHRILDEPIAKAIKTSGAILKIWTLNDPLLASKYLNLGVDNIITDVPHKF comes from the coding sequence ATGCTTACAGCCCACCGTGGTGCCGCTTCTTTAGCACCAGAAAATACCTTAGCCAGTATTGAGCAAGCGGCAAAAGTAGGCGCTAACTGGGTTGAAATTGATACCCAGCTCAGTGCCGACGGTATCCCTATGGTTTTTCACGATAAAACGGTGAATCGTTGTACTAACGGTACAGGAAACATTGCCGACTTAGATCTAACAATGCTCAAGACTTTAGATGCTGGCAGTTGGTTTGGTAATGAGTTCGTAGGCACTTCAATTCCTACATTAAATGAAGCGTTAGACAAATGTCTCGAACTTGATTTAACACTGAACCTTGAGATCAAGATTTATAACGATAAAGCCATCAAGCCTTTAGTTAAAGAAGTGATCGCATTGATCAAACAAAAACACTTCCCAATTGAAAAACTGCTGATCTCTAGCTTTAAAAAGGAAGCATTAAGTATTTGCCAAGAGCTAATGCCTGAAGTTAGACGAGGATTTATATGTGAAGTATGGAATGATTTCAGCCTTGAATCACTCCAGCCGCTTGACCTATATAGCATTCACATTGACCATCGAATCCTTGATGAACCGATAGCCAAAGCTATCAAGACTTCTGGTGCGATCCTTAAAATATGGACGCTAAATGACCCACTATTGGCCAGCAAATATCTCAACCTCGGTGTCGATAACATCATCACCGATGTACCACATAAATTTTAG
- a CDS encoding DeoR/GlpR family DNA-binding transcription regulator, which produces MELNHRQKQILATLKANQDIQIDHLAELFSVTTQTIRRDVNHLCEQGLARRVHGGVSLPTTLTNTSYRFRSGVESETKDSIAMAVADAIPEGSTVMMGIGTTVTRIAQYLVAKPALRVITNNLQVARILEANEQIEVYLAGGLYRREHQDMVGSSVVHFFSDFEADIGICGCGSVTDSHFAMEHEQVEADLSKSIIKNSRESWLVADASKWGRFAALKVAKLGDFDRIYTNYTQLPSELNSHLVEYETHQ; this is translated from the coding sequence ATGGAACTGAACCACCGTCAAAAGCAAATACTCGCAACACTTAAAGCGAACCAAGACATTCAGATCGATCATTTGGCTGAACTATTTTCCGTAACCACTCAAACCATTCGTCGTGATGTGAATCACTTGTGTGAGCAAGGTTTGGCGCGAAGAGTGCACGGAGGTGTCAGCTTACCGACAACATTGACTAACACCAGTTATCGATTCCGTTCAGGTGTTGAATCTGAAACAAAAGACAGTATTGCGATGGCGGTCGCAGACGCGATACCTGAAGGTTCAACGGTTATGATGGGCATTGGTACAACGGTCACCCGTATCGCACAATACTTAGTGGCAAAGCCGGCATTACGAGTGATCACCAATAATCTGCAAGTCGCTCGTATCCTTGAAGCAAACGAGCAGATTGAAGTGTATTTAGCGGGTGGTTTGTACCGAAGAGAACATCAAGACATGGTGGGAAGTAGCGTAGTTCACTTCTTCTCAGATTTTGAAGCCGACATTGGCATTTGTGGTTGTGGTTCAGTAACTGATAGCCATTTCGCGATGGAACATGAACAAGTTGAAGCCGACCTATCCAAATCAATTATCAAAAACAGTAGAGAAAGTTGGCTTGTCGCAGACGCAAGTAAATGGGGACGCTTTGCCGCTCTAAAAGTCGCAAAGCTGGGTGATTTTGATCGTATATACACGAATTACACCCAATTACCTTCTGAACTAAACAGTCATTTAGTCGAATACGAAACGCATCAATAA
- the gltS gene encoding sodium/glutamate symporter, with protein MTETLVSPMLSFTIAISLLFIGKGLIERSEVLRKYSLPEPVIGGFVCAATVAALYYLFEIQITFSLDVRDFLLLYFFAGIGLQADIKTLIKGGRPLFILLCLATVFIVLQNVVGMVVASGFGMDAKAGLLSGSVSLIGGVGTTLAWAPMFVEEFGISNALELGVASNTVGLIAACVIGGPIANYLLNKHKINPSNEEDVTVGAFQESETRTELSHYGVLWAWLILNLTLMLGYSLSEVIDAMGLKLPLFVSCLIAGILIGNVGRALFKKRRTQEKIAQGRKGLAMISDICLGMFLTMALMGLRIWDLDGLFGYISVVMSIQILLSLLFTIFVVYYLMGRNYDSVVICSGFGGITLGSTATAIVNMTAVTHRYGASPQAFIVVPLVCGFFVDLINALVISFFVGM; from the coding sequence ATGACAGAAACCCTCGTTTCTCCAATGCTTTCCTTTACTATCGCGATTTCATTACTTTTTATCGGTAAAGGTTTGATTGAGCGCTCTGAAGTACTAAGGAAATATTCATTGCCAGAGCCCGTTATTGGTGGCTTTGTTTGTGCTGCGACCGTAGCAGCGCTTTACTATCTGTTTGAAATTCAAATTACATTTAGTTTAGATGTCAGAGATTTTTTGCTTCTCTATTTTTTTGCTGGTATTGGACTTCAAGCGGATATTAAAACGCTGATAAAAGGTGGGCGACCACTGTTCATTTTGCTGTGTCTGGCTACCGTCTTTATCGTGTTGCAAAACGTAGTTGGTATGGTTGTGGCTTCAGGTTTTGGGATGGACGCGAAAGCAGGTTTGTTATCCGGCTCTGTGAGTCTGATTGGTGGCGTTGGTACCACGCTTGCTTGGGCACCCATGTTTGTTGAAGAGTTTGGTATATCTAATGCGTTAGAACTCGGTGTGGCTTCAAATACGGTTGGCTTGATAGCGGCATGTGTAATTGGTGGCCCAATTGCAAACTATCTACTTAATAAGCATAAAATCAACCCATCTAATGAAGAAGATGTGACGGTTGGTGCATTTCAAGAAAGCGAAACACGTACAGAATTGAGTCATTATGGCGTTCTATGGGCATGGTTAATTCTTAACCTCACTCTGATGCTGGGTTACAGCCTGAGTGAAGTTATTGACGCTATGGGTTTGAAACTGCCACTATTCGTTAGCTGTTTAATCGCAGGTATCCTAATCGGTAACGTTGGACGTGCGCTATTTAAGAAGCGTCGCACGCAAGAGAAAATCGCTCAAGGCCGTAAAGGATTGGCGATGATCTCTGATATCTGTTTGGGGATGTTCTTGACCATGGCGTTAATGGGGCTACGCATCTGGGATCTTGATGGGTTGTTTGGCTATATCTCTGTTGTCATGAGTATCCAGATTTTGCTTTCCCTGCTATTCACCATCTTTGTCGTCTATTACTTGATGGGAAGAAACTATGACTCAGTGGTGATATGTTCTGGCTTTGGTGGTATTACATTAGGTTCGACCGCTACCGCGATTGTGAACATGACCGCGGTGACCCATCGTTATGGTGCAAGCCCACAAGCATTCATTGTGGTGCCACTAGTGTGTGGTTTCTTTGTTGATTTGATTAACGCACTGGTAATTAGTTTCTTTGTTGGGATGTAG